In the genome of Luteitalea pratensis, the window CACGCCGTCGATCGAGCGCATGTCCATCGACGAGGCCTTCGCCGACGGCGCAGGCTGCATGCATCCCTTCGGTTCGCCGGCAGAGATCGCAGGGATCCGGTCGGCGAGGTGATGGAGAATCACCCTGACGAGAAGACGATTTCGCTCTTGGCGATCTCGGTGTCACATCTCGAGAAGCAGTCGATCGTTCAACTGGAGCTGCCGATTGCGCGTCCGACGAGGGACGCCGTCCTGGCACGAAGAAGGGCGTGGCGCGATCGCGCGCAGACCAGGCCACCGACGCCATCAAGCGCTTCGGAGGGCAAGCCGTCGATTACGGTTCAGCGCTGCAAAGCGTGCGTCAGTGCCAGAGGAGTTCCGACGTCTTGCTGAACGAGAGCTGTGAATGAGCCATGAAGCGATCATCTCGCGACGCTGCATGGCTGACCCGTGCGTTCCCGACATCTCTGGAAGAAGGCGTGAGTCTTGGCTACGAGCGCCGTGCCGTCCGCAATCGTCATGCGATCGATGGCGCGAGCGTTCCGCCGCATGTCGAGCTCTCATTGGCGTCGGTCGCCGCGCGAGATCTCGACGTACGCGTTCACTGTTCCGTCGGCGTTGCTCGGAGGCGTATCGCGCCAGACGTGCCTGGCGTGAGGGTGCGCGGCGCTCTCGTCGCCAACCGCGGATGCTAGGATCGCGGTCCACCGGTGACGGCCCGAGTCTCAGCCCAGAGCTCTGGCTGCACACCGTCGATTCCGCGGGGGAGTCATGGCGAGCACGAACACACCTGAGCCGACGATGTTCATCTCCACCGATGCACTGCTCGGGCACTGGCAGGGCCACCGCCGACTGACGCGGCGGGTCATCGAGATGTTCCCCGACGACCAGCTGTTCACGTTCTCGATCGGCGGCATGAGGACATTCGGGGACCTCGCCAACGAACTGCTCAGCACGGCTGGACCAATGGCGCACGGGTTGGCGACGCTCGAGTGGGGCGGCTACGCGCCGCCGAAGTCAACGTCGAAGGCCGAGATCCTTCGGCTCTGGGACGAGGGCACGACCGCCGACGCCGAAAGCCCACGTGCTGAGCGACGCCGAGCGTCAGTCCCTGGCCGGGCGTTCACGACGCTGCCACCCGTACACCAGCGTGTGCTGCGTGAACGTCTGCGTCGGATCAGCTTCCTTGATGGGATGCCCAACACGGCGCTGACGTCGACGGTCGATCCGGATGCACCAGCGCCTGTGTACGACCTGACGATCCGCGCCGGCGTGCTGCACGAGAACGTGTCCGAGCTCCTCACCAACAAGGAACGCACCTGCTTCGACTTCGACGGGTCGGCGCGGACGGTCGTGATCGGGGCTGGCACGCTCGAAGCCATCGTGTAGGTGCTGCTCCACGAAGCGACCCACATGGTCAACAGTGCGTTGGGTCTGACGCCGGCCGCAGGCCCTCGTCCCCAGGCTGATGCAGAACTGCTGACGACTGGTGTGTGGACGGACAGGCTGACCATTGCGAGCGCTTACGCGAACCCGCTGCTGGACGGGCTGGCATATCGCCGCGGCGGCCGTCCCATCCCCGTCTCGGACGCGCAGAACGTGTACGGCGTGCTACAGCGAACACCATTCGTGTCGCTGTACCGCAGCAGCAATTGGCACGACGATGTGGCCGAGCTGGTGGCGTGGCACCACTTCACGAGCCGCATGGGTCAGAGGTACCGCATCGTGCTGCGCGAGCGAGACCAGGATGTGTTCGTCTACGAGCCAATGGCGTCTCCACTCGTCCAGCGCCGGCTGCGGCTGCTGACGCCGATGTACGAGGCCCCGCCTGTGTGTGAAGCGCACGTCGGGCTCGGCTCATTCACAAACCGGAGTTCGGCAAAGGGGACTCATGAAACAGAATCCGCCTGCGTCGCCCCTTGCCGGCGACGCCGTCAGGGGCGCAGGTCGCCGCTGGGCCATGCGAGAGGTTTACCGCTCGTCGCCGATGACGTGAACGACGACCGATCGGGTGTGCGGTACTCGTCGGTGCTCCCACACGTAGATCCCCTGCCAGGTGCCGAGGCACAACCGTCCACCAGACACCGGCACGCTCAGGTTCACCGTCGTGAGCGCCGTCCTCACATGCGCTGGCATGTCGTCGTCGCCCTCTGCGGTGTGGACGAAGAGCGCATCGCCGTCCGGCACCAGCCGCGCGAAGAACCGCTCGAAGTCACGACGCACGTCGGGGTCGGCGTTCTCCTGGATCAGCAGCGAGGCGGAGGTGTGCTGCAGGTGGAGCGTGCAGAGGCCCGTCTGCACGCCTGCCTGCGCGACCCGCCCCTGGACGTCGCGCGTGATCTCGTGGAACCCGCGGCCCTTCGTCGCAACCTTCAGCGTGACGAGCGTCTGGCGCATCATCTGCCCGGAAATGTTACGCCGTTGACCAACGGGAGAGCCCGACCGCAAGCGGTGAGGGTCGACTGGCCGCCCGACGCCGCTCGGAATGCATCTCCGTCACTGGTTGGCCGCCCCCCCGGCGCGCAGACGTGTTCGCACGCTGAACCTCGGTCGGCAGTTCAGCTGCGCGAGTGACCGCCAGCCCTGCGCCGCCTCATGCTACGCTCGCGACTCCCAGACACGAGGCGAGCCGATCAGCATGTCCATCACCAGACGCCAATTCGGACGAGTCGCACTCGCGGGTGTCCCCGCCCTCGGCGTGGCACTACGCGGGACCGTTGCAGCAGCCGGCGCGCAGGCAGCCGCGCCGATGTCGCGCTGGGCCGGCGTGCAGGTGGGGCTCAACGTGCCCTACAGTCTCGGTCTCGGCAACAACATCCCCGCCGAGGACCTTTTGAAGCACCTGGTCGATCTCGGCGTCGGCTCGGTCGAACTGCGCGCGCAGCCGGTCGAGCATTTCCTCGGATCGCCCACGGTGCGCGCCGCCGCAGAGGCCGCCAAGGCGCGCGAGGCAGCCCGCGCGGTGGGCCAGGTAGTGCCGACACCACAGCAGATGGCGCAGGGTGGCCTCGGAAGCGGACGGACGCAGACGCCCGAGCAGGTCGCCGCGGCACGCACGCAGGCGGACGAGGTCCGTAAGTGGCGCCTTTCAGTCTCGTCCAGCCGCGTGAAGGAGCTGCGGCAGCTGTACGCAAAGGCCGGTGTCCTGATCGACGTGCTGAAGGTGGACGACGTCTATGCGGTCTCGGACGAGGAACTCGACTACTTCTTCGAGATGGCGCGCGACCTCGGCGCTCGAGCCATCTCGAGTGAACTGCCGCAGGCGCGCAGCGACACGAAGCGCATCGGCGCCTTTGCCGACAAGCACAAGGTCTTCATGGCCTACCACCACCACGCGCAAGGGACGGTCGCGCTCTACGAGGAGATCTTCGGCGAGGCGCGGTACAACGGCGCCAACATCGACATCGGCCACTGGACGGCGACGCACAACCAGTCTCCGCTGCCTTTCATCACCAAACACGTCGATCGTATCCCGCACATCCACGTCAAGGACCGGCAGCTCGGGAGCAACGGCGGGCAGAACATGCCGTTCGGCCAGGGCGACACCCCCGTCCGCCAGACCTTGCAGGCGATCCGCGACGGCAAGTGGGACATCCGGCCGATTCTCGAGTTCGAATATCGCGTCCCCGAGGGCTCGACGCGTCCGGCCGAGATCCGCAAGAGCTTCGAGTACTGCCGCGACGCGTTGCTGGCCTGACAGCACGCGTCGCACGTTCAACCCCTCTGCGATACGCGTGGCAGGCGGCACCTCGCCGCTGCAGATCTACTGACGGGCGCTCGGCCCGTCGACGCGTCCCACCGATGGCCACCAGCGAACGCTGATGCGACCCCAAAAATAGTCGCTCGGGACCGCGCCCCAGTGTCGGCTGTCCGAGCTGTTGCGCCGGTGAAGCGCCGTGATAAGCGAAGCCGCCACGGCCATGTTGCCATGAGCAAGCCGGACGTCTCGGTCTACGCCACTCGCCACCAGCGGCGCCAGGTGCAAATACTGCCGCTTCAGCGGCACGAATTCCACCCGCGCCTCCTTCCGCTGCATCTTGTCCAGCAGCACGCGTGTCACGACGCCGGAGAGGGCAGCCATGCGACGCTGCTTGAACTGGCGATAGAGCGAGGCACACCGCGCTGTCTTGAAGCGGCGCTCCGCCTCGTCGAAGCGCCGGTCGCTGGCGGGTGACGGGTCAGACTCGCGGTGCAGGCGCTCCTGGCAGTACCACTCCAACTCCTGGAGGTCGACTCAGGGCCATGGGTGCGAACAGCTCTTCGCGGATCACGCTCCAGTAGCGGCCCTCGACGCCATGGAACGGGCGCGGGAGGGCGACGCGCAGCATCCACGGGCCACCGAAACAGAGCAACCAGTGGTGGCGCTGCAGGAACGCTCGGAAGTCGATCGGGTTGCGCGCGTGACGAGGTACGTGAACACGTGCGTGTCGGGCTCCTGCGTTATCGTGCCGATCGGGAACTTGTCGGGAATAGCCGCAGCACGCGGTCGCGCCCGATGCCGTAGCGCAGATGCGGCAGGTCCACATCGTCGAGGCGCTTGTCGCCGTCCAGCTCGGTGAAGGACTGCCGCTTGTCGCAAGACGTGCCGAGCCAGAGGCGCGACGGCTCGTCGAGCACCAGGTCGAGCAGCATCAGTCTCGACGCGAGCGTGCCGATGGGCGCGGGTCTCCTTTTGCGGTTGTCGGGCTCGCCGATGGCTGCGTACAGACGCTTGTGGTGCACATGGTAGAGGCGTCCGCGGTGCAGCGCGCCCGGACGCACCTCGCGCGCCAGCCCGCTCCCGGTGAGCCGACGCAGGAAGTCGTGCGTCTTCTGGCCGTGCGTGATGCCTGCATACGCGCACTACTGCCGCTCAACGAACACGCCCGAGTGCTGCAGCACGAGCAACAGGAAGGCCGCCTGCTTCGGAGTGAACCCTTCCTGCCGCAGTCTCACCTCGTGCACTATGTGCTGACGTCTGAGACGTTCCACGATGTGGAGGTCGATCATCGGAGGAGTTCCTCTGCGAGTCCACCGCGGGGACCGCTACCCCTGCGGCTGCCTCCATGACGCCCGGAGAGCCCGCCACCGCGATGGCAGGCGAAGCCGGCGCGTGCCGTGGCGGCGGCATGCCCGCCCCGGTAGTGCGGCGTCGTAACCTTCCACGCCGCAGTGCTGGTCGCGTGCCGTGGCGGTCTTCGTACTCGACGCGGCAGTCCGGGAAGTGCGCCTGGTCGTCGAACCACGGCAGGTCGCGCTGGTCGGCCCATTCGTGCGCCTCGTCGCGTCGCGTAACGATTTCCTCGCGAACGACGCCACTTGTCGATTCCGAAGGCCACTGCGGCCGCCGCCCAACGCGGCGCCAATCCAAACCACCTCCTCACGCTCCCTTCGACGTGGAGTTTGCACGGGTTCGCAACCACGGCGTGGAGATCTCGTCCATCCCCGTTCGGAATGTCGAACATGAGCGTTTATGCAGTCAAC includes:
- a CDS encoding S26 family signal peptidase → MEWYCQERLHRESDPSPASDRRFDEAERRFKTARCASLYRQFKQRRMAALSGVVTRVLLDKMQRKEARVEFVPLKRQYLHLAPLVASGVDRDVRLAHGNMAVAASLITALHRRNSSDSRHWGAVPSDYFWGRISVRWWPSVGRVDGPSARQ
- a CDS encoding DinB family protein, which produces MASTNTPEPTMFISTDALLGHWQGHRRLTRRVIEMFPDDQLFTFSIGGMRTFGDLANELLSTAGPMAHGLATLEWGGYAPPKSTSKAEILRLWDEGTTADAESPRAERRRASVPGRAFTTLPPVHQRVLRERLRRISFLDGMPNTALTSTVDPDAPAPVYDLTIRAGVLHENVSELLTNKERTCFDFDGSARTVVIGAGTLEAIV
- a CDS encoding sugar phosphate isomerase/epimerase family protein, with amino-acid sequence MSITRRQFGRVALAGVPALGVALRGTVAAAGAQAAAPMSRWAGVQVGLNVPYSLGLGNNIPAEDLLKHLVDLGVGSVELRAQPVEHFLGSPTVRAAAEAAKAREAARAVGQVVPTPQQMAQGGLGSGRTQTPEQVAAARTQADEVRKWRLSVSSSRVKELRQLYAKAGVLIDVLKVDDVYAVSDEELDYFFEMARDLGARAISSELPQARSDTKRIGAFADKHKVFMAYHHHAQGTVALYEEIFGEARYNGANIDIGHWTATHNQSPLPFITKHVDRIPHIHVKDRQLGSNGGQNMPFGQGDTPVRQTLQAIRDGKWDIRPILEFEYRVPEGSTRPAEIRKSFEYCRDALLA
- a CDS encoding secondary thiamine-phosphate synthase enzyme YjbQ, with translation MMRQTLVTLKVATKGRGFHEITRDVQGRVAQAGVQTGLCTLHLQHTSASLLIQENADPDVRRDFERFFARLVPDGDALFVHTAEGDDDMPAHVRTALTTVNLSVPVSGGRLCLGTWQGIYVWEHRRVPHTRSVVVHVIGDER